Genomic segment of Panicum virgatum strain AP13 chromosome 9N, P.virgatum_v5, whole genome shotgun sequence:
TTTCAATCACTTGCTGATGGTGCTAAATTTCTGTTAAACAGGATGAAACAGGGGTTTATAAGAACCTTCTACAGGAAGTAGCTCAGAGAGTTGGAGCGCCGTTGCCTTCATATACAACAGAGCGATCTGGCCTTGGCCACTTGCTGGTTTTCACATGCACAGTAGAGCTCGCTGGTATCACATTTACAGGTGATCCTGCTAAGAATAAGAAACAGGCTGAGAAAAATGCGGCTTCAGCGGCATGGTCTGCACTGAAACAACGTGAGTATTACTTATCATATTGCTGTTGTTCTATTGCTTATTCATATTTATCTGCATCTGCAATAACCTTGAGAAAGAGAGAAGTATTGCGACCTCATTAAAGATGGTCTCTCTGTGGCTTGGAAAGATATTTTTAGGTCAAGATATGGATATTGACCATTTGACTCAATTTTCACTTGGTGCAATGCAAATATTGTTATATGAGCCTTGGGCCATAATATTCCCTAGCTTTTAGTAACTTATCATGACAAACTTTGAGCTAATTTTCTACTACTTATATTTATCAAGGCAAGTGATCAAATCTTTGTAGTTCTGTGTTTTATGTGTAAGATGGGTGACCTTATCTCTAGAAGTGCTACTTCTCATTCATTTGGAGCCCCTTTCGTCAAGGATAGCTTGATGACGTAGCTTGTCTTCATTTCATACTTGGAAGTCATGTTAGTGGAAAAAGCTTAGCAGTAGGTTATTTGGTTTAACTTACTTTGCTAGTGGAATTGGACCAAGTATATCTTGTAGATTATACATTTCTGTTTGGTCCCAAGGAAACCCCTCACTAGAAGTAACATGATCTGCAAACATTTTTTAGTGTAATTCTCTATTTGTACATGGGCACCTTCTCACACTATTCATCTTTCTGCAACAGTGGTACGTGATGAAGCGAATTCATCCAATGAACCGGAAAATAATGATGAGCAAGAGCAGATCAGGATTGCTCGAGCCCTTCTCAATTATCGCTTGAAGGAGAAGATGGCAATGGCCAATTATCCCCATGCTTCGCCATTCCCCAAGAAGTTTCCTAGGCAGCCAGAGAGGAAGCCTTCTTTTGGCCAACCTTCCCAGTCCAGCTACTCGAAGATCCTCCCTCTATTCCGCCCTAAATTAAATTCAAGATGCAGACCAGAGTCACCAGCATCTACTGATGGAGCGTCTCAAACAGCTGCACGGACCATGGAAAGCCTTAATCTGAAGTCAAGATTTCCAGTGGCAGAGGCAGCCCCCTATGTGCCAGTTGGGCACTACCGTATGCCTTGCCATAGCATGGCTCCTTCAGTCACAATCAGGACTGCCGTTCCTGTGTTCTCTGCTCCACCTCTCCCACCTCCTGCTGCAcgcatgcagcagcagcagcagcagcagcttcctCCTCTCATGAGCCACCCGCCACCTATGCGGATGGCATCTCCAGTTCGCATCAGGCCTGCATCCCCAATGTTTGGACCCTCAGGTCCAGTTCAGGGTCCGAAGCCTGTGATGTCTGTTCAGCTGAAGGATGTGCAGCAGCAATCGAGGAGGGAACCTGTTTCGCCTGTGATCCCTGTTCAGGTAAAGGATGTACAATACCGACCAATGAAGGGATCGGTGTCTCCTGTGATTCCAGTTCGGGTAAAGGATGCACTTCGCCAGCCCCTTGTGGGATCACTTTCTCCTGCAATCCCAATTCAGATGAAAGATGTGCAAACCCAAGCACCGAAACCGAAGGAATCACTGGCTGCTCCAATTCCGGCAATTAAGCCTTCGGTTAAGATCGAGGCTCCTGCTCAAGCCAAGGATGCTTCAGCAGTAGTTACCAGTGAAGCTCTATGTTCTGCTGCTGGCAATGCCACCGCTGCGGAATGCACCACATCATCGGACATTACCCCGACAAGGCAATCAAAGGCTGCTGAAGGCGACGGCAGCAAGGCGGAGGCTGAGCATGAGGCTGAGGCTCAagcagtggcggaggcggcCATCAGGCAGCTGGAGATCAATTGACTTCGGAAAAAATGCTCGTCACCATCTTCTCCCAGATTTTGTAATTAGCTGCCTCCCGTGCACATTCCGTTCTGTTTAGTTCTTGGTATGTCTTGGGTTCAATTAGGGCTGTCTGGGCAAGCTGCGTTGTGGTAGGGAACGCCTAGTTtctgttcgagaaaaaaaaattctgaaaaaaaaaacacatgtaGTGGTGGTAGGTGGATTGCCCAGTGTTTGGTTCGGAGACGGTTATACTTCCCTGGATATGCAGTTGGTCTGCATTTTACCCCAATGATGAGGTGGATTGTGAGGTGCCTCTAGGGAAGGATTATGAGGCGGCTTTTACATCTAAATTCCGTTGTCATTGTCGGCCCGCCGTAATTTTTAGtctgctttttttttcctttgttcCGGTGCTGTGCAAATGATGGTGTGTGTGGCTGATTGGTGCTCTTTTACCGGTGAATAGAAAGTATGATGAAAGGTTGAAACGGATGAAAGGGACTTCCTGCAGCTTTTCGTCCTGGGGACGATGATGAAAGTGTGATGCATGGAGATCCCTGTTCCGTTGCGTGTCATCCTTGTGGGGTAATCGGTTTGGGGGAGGTACCGTCCGAATGATGATGCACAAGAGGCCAGGGATCGGCCGTGACGGCGGCCGGGCCCTGCACCTCGGCAACCGAACTTGGGACCACGGTCGCGCCCTCATGTCGTGCTTGGCTCACTCGCCTCGCCGTCGTCCGAACGGGCTAAAAAGAAAAAACGAGTTTGGAAGGGCTAGAAACTGGAAAGCGGTTGTTGGCGTGACCACACACCACACCAGGCGCTTACTTGGCTGctgaaagaaaaaacaaaatccGAGCCGCCAAGACAAGGCTCCGGCCAAAAAGCCAGCCACGGCTGATGAACTGATGATGGCGCGTGCGATCTCCTCCGTTcacctttatttatttttctttcatagATAGGAAAGAACAAAAAGGCGATCAGAAAGCCAGAGCCGCGGCAGCTGCCGCGCCTGCGGTGATCTGAACTGGCGAACTGCACTGCGCGGCGGCagggtggggtgggggtggtGCAGCGCCGGGCCGGCTGAACTGATCGGGCGCGTGCCGGGCATGTGTGCGCCCTGATCGCACAATGATGGGCCttgtttttttagagaaaagggTAGGACGTTTATTGATATGGAATTTTTACATCCAAACCCCTAAAACCGAGGGACCTCTGAAAGAAACGAAAATTACATTGACACTCAATAGAGGTCCACAGTATggtcttcgtcgccgccggTTGGAACCTCCTCTGCTTAGCGCTCTGCCTCGCCACTGAGTGGAAGAGTAAAgcaccaaggaagaagcttgaAGCCGACACCCATGCAGACGAAGAAACTTCACGGTTTTGCATGGCCACCAGTGACACACCAAAAATGGCATGTACTTGAAATGTTGAACGCACCGCGAACTTTGACCACTAactacggtgtcaaacaaagtcagtttacaaaaccaacttaagaaCCCCCGCgttagtgaccctgaagaatctaatgaggcctttgaccgcgcgattagaggattgtactgtagcatcattgtagctaattatcgattaattatcatcattagattcgtcgcgaaaaattacacccattcttgaaaaagttttgcaaatagacttcatttagtacaccTTGCATACGAGATTCTCTTTTCGGGAAAAGGAAAAGTCCGTTTTTGGTCCTTGAATTATCACGATCGTCCGATTTTGGACattgaactacgaaaccggacatcctatACCCTTGaactaatcaaaccgtgcaaaatacCCCCTCGAGCTGAAACCAAACCGATATTGCTATGACGTGGCAGCGGTTTTGTGACGTGGCTGCCAGCCTGGCCACTCTCTCTCCCCAcgtctctttctctccctcctccctgcttctcctccgccggcgagcagcCCAGCCTCCTCCCGGCGGCCGTCCTTGCGCCCGTACCcgcgcgccgtggccgccgggggccgcggcggagcatcgGGAGGGGTCGGGGGCGCAGCGCGGCGCCCTTCCCCTACTGCGCCTCCGCCGGCGcacgcccctcccctgcttccctCCGCGCGCGCGAGGCGGAGGAGCGTCCTCCCCGctcctctctccccctccctgcggtgcggcgcggcgggcagGCGGAAGGGGCGGCGCGGTGCACAGCCGGCGCGTGCGGGCAGCTAGAGCAGGCGAGCTGACGTCGcggcgggccaccggagcggcGCAAGCTCGAGCCCGCCTCGCGGCGGGGGAGCtcggcgcgcgcgtgggcggAGCGTCGCGGGCGGGGCGACGGAGGGCGGGCGGAGCGACGCGGGGGCTCCTCCCTGCTCCCGGCGGGgccaggcggcgcggcgccccaCCCCTGCTTCGCCTCCGTTGGCGAGCGCCCCTCTCCTGCTTCCCTCCTTGAGCGCGAGGCGAAGGAGCAGCGGGCCGAGGGCGAGCCCACCGCCGATTCCGCCGCCGATTCGAAGCTcgccgggaggaggaggcccgccGCCGATTTGAAGCTCGCCGGGGAGAAGGCCCGCCGCCGATTCGAAGTGAGCTCCCGCGGAGGCGCGGAGGAggcccccctcccccgccgcccgtGCCGCGCTCCGTCGTCCGCGCTCGCCgctgagggagcaggggagggtcgccgccccacgcccgcgtacggaggaggatggggagcaGAGGGCCACCACCGGAGctcgggagggaggcggcgcaggggagggggaaggaggcCGCCGTGCCTGGCCCtcgccggcccggccgccgcgcagcTCTGTGGGCCCGGCGCAGCCCTGCGAGGCCCACCGCAGAGCTCCATGGGCGAGCGGGAGTGCAGGGGAggacgcggcggtggcgaggcggcgggaggcgcaagcggcagcggcgaggcagCGGCAGGCGCATGCGGACGGGTGACGCGGCAGGCACAGGGCCCACCTGTCtgtgagagaaagagagaggagaggtgccACGTTGGATGGGTGACGTGGACAAAACCGGATGACGTGGACCAAAACCGGGTCGTTTCGGCACGGTTTTGAAGAGTTGATGGTGTATGATGTCCGATTTTATAGTTccaggttgaaaatcggactgcCGTAATAGTTCAGGTTGAAAAATAGACTTTTCCCTTCGTGAAATGTGCGCGCTAGGATTGCGGAACAATCCAAACACGGCCAGGATTGTGGAAcaatccaaacagggccatggACAAATGTTCGGCTCTGTTGCTGCGGCGCTACGCGGGCTCCTGTCCATTTGACCTGCCCACAGCAcgctgacccccccccccccccccccggtggcCCGCGCGCAGCCACAGGAACGAGCCGTAACGGCGGGGCTGCCGCGCCGTTCCGTTCACGTGGCAGCCCCGTCCTGGGCGGCCCTGCGCCGCGGCCGAACAACGGCGCGAGTCGCCGGGCGTTCGCCGTTCCGCTTCGCAGGCGCGCGTTCGTTCTTGACAAAAGAGGAGTAAAGAAAATgatttgtgaaaaaaaaacagaggccgtgggccacggcgcggcgcggcatggCATTGACATTTAGTCCGACGTGTGCCGGTGCAGCGAGCATGAATGCCACTCTGGGCGAGGCAGTGCGGGCAGAGGCGCGTAGGGGgttgcccctgccgccgccggccgccgctgccggctcaGCAGTTACCTCTGACTGACCGGCAAGGCAAGCAATTCTCGCAATGAATTCTGAGGAGCCGGCAGGGGGGACGCGAGTAGCAAGCGTAGAGAGCGAGGGCGGGTACGGCCCGCCGTGACAGGTAAGCTTAGTGACAGATGTTTTCGTGGGAGGGGAGGCCGGTGTGCCTCATCTTGGGTCGATGAGGCAGAGGCTGGTGAGAGAGAAGTTGAGAAAGGAAGGGTGGTGGGAGGGGAGGCCGGTGTGCCGGACGGCATCGTTTTCGTGGCTGCTGTGCCCAACAGAGGCGATAAATAATTGGAGGACGGGGGGCACTGGGTGGGCAGGGGCAGGGCAGGCAGACGAAGCTAGCGAGCAATAGATGCGCGGCACAGCTAACAGGAGGCGCCCCCCGAGTTATGGCGCACTGATGGCGCCCGATCTCGAACGGGGGGATTTATTGCGGGCTCGCCATGGCGTGCCCGTCCCAGCCTCGAGATTAGCGCATGCTCTTGCTCCCCCATGCTGCTACTGCTAGGCTCTACCAGGATTTTTTTCCAACCGGACACCCCAAACCGGAGcactccggttccggtaaaGGAAGAAGGTAAGAGAGACGGACGGGTCTTTGACGGCCAGGTGGAAAAAGAGAagctccggttccggtaaagGAAGAAAGTAAGAGAGACGGACGGGTCTTTGACGGCCAGGTGGAAAAAGAGAAGCTCGGCACGATACAATTGGCAGAGTAAGACTGTCCATAGTGGAGAGAGCAAATGAAGGACCAAATACACTGTTTGATACTGTAAATGTACTGTTTGGCATTATAGATAGAGAAGACGTGGGAAACGAagagggagcaaatttgctcttccTCCCTCCGCTGGTCAGCCTAAATAACGCCGCCACGGTTGCGCTAGGATGCTCGGTTGGGATCCTCACAGCGCGCGAGCCGCCCAGCCCACGTTTCGGCCGCCGACTGACTGGAGGACAGCAATTAGCCGGGCCCAGCAAAGCCTGCGGAGCCGGGCCTGCGGCATCAGAGTTCAGACCCAACCCAGCAGCACGAGCCAAGAAGCGTCAGAACTTGGATCGACAGTAGGCGGCCCAGGAGAGGAGCCACTTATGTGTTGCTGGGCTGCCATCTTTGCAACCGTCATGGGCCGCCGCTGTTGGACAGTGACCACCATGCCGGGTTATCGAGGCCGTTCAGCTGATCCAGTAAATAGTGTTGGActggtagaatgaatagtattatgTGAGAGGAGATAAGCCGAGACAAGCCGAGATTGGATCTGGGCAACAGCACTCGTCATCGAGAGGATACCTTCACTCCATTTCGCacaaaacacacacacaaagagggagagaggatacttTCACTCCATCTGCAAAAAGGCAGCGAATTGGTCGCGGTACCTACAGTTGCATTATTGGCAGCATTTCTTGGAGCCGAAATGTAACATTTTATCTCTTTGCATATCTTTTCACAAGCTTGATCTGCAAATTGGCTGGCTAATTAATGTGAACAACTCAATGTTACTCTTTTCATCCTATGCCTTTCTTATATCTGGCTTTATAGTAAATGCTTTTTTTAAAACACAAAACATCATAagtattcaaaattttattgaaatttgTACATTTTGTTAGGATCTTTTCATGATATTCTACCAATTCACGATTGGACATATATATACCTGCTATGAGCACAGTCCTTTGGAGACAAAAGGCTATGCTTATTGGGCGTCATAGATGTATATCCACGAAGCTGAATCTTAAGTTGGCGTGAAATAAACTAAGTATCCGACTTTGAGTTATGCAATGCAGTTTAGTTTCATACTCTAGCTTATTTGCTTCATAtgcttttttttggggggggggggggctggggCTTTATTGACTTCAAGAAGGATACATGATACAtaatcttgaaaattttccgGCCTCTACCAAAAGTGCACATAGCCTACAAAAGTTTGACAAGAATCCTGGCACACTAATTTATATGCTAGTGGCAATATATGTGATCTTTTTCATGGTTTGCACTTATCATTTATTTTGCCTGCTTAGTTCGGTAAAACATCTAGTGCCACGGCATTGGTTTCATCCCCTTAGCTGGGCGCTCTATAACTAAGGCTCCTGCAGAGACAGATGTCCCCTTAGCTAGACGTGGTATTTGGGTTAAAAGTTACATTTGAGTGCGGCTTTACCGCcacgatttgtagaggtagccggcaggtggtgacagctctaTCCGATCactgtaatcctccacgttcagatCGAGCAGTAGAAGGTCTATAAAGTAGTCGTGATGGCTAGACAATTTTATTATCAGCCATGTGCGGTTCTCCGGTAGTGTCTGGGAGCCTAGGGCCGATGTGAATGTGTAAGTGTATACAAGATGAGTTATGGTTTCTATATGATGAATATGTCTTTAATTGCCCTCATTTACTCCCTGATTAGACTTTGGAGATTGATTCACAATATTTTCGTAAACTTAGTATATTCTTTACACCGCCGCCTTCTCTATACAAATATGAATCGAAACCCCTAGAATACTCCTAGGTAAATTGCTACAATGGTATTACATGCGTTAGCAGATTCATTCGTGGTGTATGAAATACCCGAGACAATTTTTGGCGCCATTGCAAAGGACTAACAATCCTAGTGATGACGCTACTAAATGCCAAtagcaggccacctagaacgtcttcaaacatcACCGAGATATAGGAAGAACAGCATATACGGGGGTTGGAAGAGCTAGGATTCGGAGAAGACAAAAGATAATGCAAAGTAATAGATTGATATATTTTTTATCAATTGGATGCCTTCAAGCGGTCGTGgccttttatatttatagagaGGGGAGATCTTGCCCCATTAGGAGACAAAATCTAATTAAATTTGTTTTAAAATACAACTTATAACTCAGACTGCGGTGTCTAAACCGGTCTGGTCGCCCTAGCCAACTGGTATGAGCGGTCCGATTTGGGTCAAGTCTTCCCGAGGTTATAACTCTCTCATCCGAAACTCAAATCGGctgttctatatatgcattttgatcgTCTCAACGAGAACTAGGCAATGGTGAAGTCAAATTTGTATTTTAACAAGGTCAcccagaccagtctgaccgtcgcaccaattttggttgtcaacagCCAAAAATCTGGAAGCACTGAATTTCATACTGATGTTGAGCTACATTGATCTTCCACACACTCTGAAGGCTTTTTTCTGTATCTAAGTGTGTTTCCGGAAGACTGCAAGATAAAAAGAGATAAATTAGTCAGCAGATGGATCACTAAAGGTTTCATTTATGAAGAGCAGGATCAGACTATAAAGGAAGTTACTCTACCCAGTCTCTAGTAGCTTATGGTCTGGTGAAAACCTACCTAGTCTTGATGAATTTAGGTGTCTACGAGTATTGGATTTTGAGGTGTGCTTGGATTTGGACTTGTACAATTTTAGTAAGATCGACAAGCTTACGCAGCTCAGGTACCTGAGCCTATATAATGCATTCTCGTATCACAAGTTCCATTGGAAGTGGCTAAGTTGTTTAATTTGGAAAATttagaggagggggggggggggaacgcGGATTTATATGTTGGCATTGTTCGTCTCACAAAATTGAAACAGCTACTCACTAGAAATTTGGATTAAGGGCTAACAAAGGTGCCAAACGGGATTGGAAATATGAGGAGTTTAAAGTGCTTTTGGGATATAATGTGATGAAGAGTTCGATAGCCATGATTTGAGTAACCTGACAAATTTGAAGAAGTTGTGTATACAACTTAAGCCTCAATACATTCTTAATACTATAGGGCGAATCTAGCAGCCAAGTCAAGAAGAGGCTCATctcccttctcttcttccttctcccccGTTCTTCAGCATTCCTTCTCCCCTGTATCCATTTATTTTGGGGAGGTAGGGGGCTTAAGCCCCCTCCCCCCTAGATTCGCCCTGCATGTTTGGAAGCCACCTCCAGTCCCTCTGGATCCGATCTATCGATTCGAGTTTGTTAGACTTCCCGAGTTCTTGGTCCCCTCTACCCGTTTCTCTTAAGAGATTTCGGATGATCATGAACTACTATTTCTTGAAGATCCCAAAGTGGGTTGCACCAAAACTAAATTCTCTTCAATATCTAAGAATCAACATAGTTGAGGTAACGGAGCAGACCTCTACGTACTTGGTGAACTATGCGCCCCGACTTTCCTGGACCTATGGTTCAAACAAAATCCAAAAGAAAGACTCATTCCCGGTCGTGGAGGCTTCAATAGTTTATTATATTCGCTGCCCTTATATTGTTAGGGGTGCAGGATAGCTTGTGTTTGAGACTAGGGCAGTACCGAGGCTCGAGAGGCTTAGCATCCCCCTTTTCTGTATCAATAGCGAAAGGCCATGACTTCTACTTAGGCATTATGCACCTCCCAAGTCTGAAATATGCACAAGCTATTGTCTGCAAAGGTGTCACACCTTGCAAAATGAAAGCTGCGGAATCTATTCAGAAGGAAGCTATTGCCAATCCAAATCATCCAAAGGTAACCATCGAAGAAGAGTATAACAATGATAAGAGGGGAATAATACTGAAGAGG
This window contains:
- the LOC120689328 gene encoding double-stranded RNA-binding protein 6-like: MYKNQLQELAQRSCFNLPAYTCLREGPDHAPRFKAAVNFNGEQFESPGFFTTLRQAEHAAAEVALAALAQRGPSYSLAARILDETGVYKNLLQEVAQRVGAPLPSYTTERSGLGHLLVFTCTVELAGITFTGDPAKNKKQAEKNAASAAWSALKQLVRDEANSSNEPENNDEQEQIRIARALLNYRLKEKMAMANYPHASPFPKKFPRQPERKPSFGQPSQSSYSKILPLFRPKLNSRCRPESPASTDGASQTAARTMESLNLKSRFPVAEAAPYVPVGHYRMPCHSMAPSVTIRTAVPVFSAPPLPPPAARMQQQQQQQLPPLMSHPPPMRMASPVRIRPASPMFGPSGPVQGPKPVMSVQLKDVQQQSRREPVSPVIPVQVKDVQYRPMKGSVSPVIPVRVKDALRQPLVGSLSPAIPIQMKDVQTQAPKPKESLAAPIPAIKPSVKIEAPAQAKDASAVVTSEALCSAAGNATAAECTTSSDITPTRQSKAAEGDGSKAEAEHEAEAQAVAEAAIRQLEIN